From the genome of Pseudomonas sp. WJP1:
AGGCGGCGATCTGGGGTACTTTACCCGGGGGCGCATGATGCCCGAGTTCGAAGCCGCGGCCTTTGCCCTGGCACCGGGTGCAGTCAGCGAGCCGGTGCGCACGGCGGTAGGCTGGCATTTGATTGAGCTGCAGAACCGATTGGAGGCTGCCGATGTCACACAAGAGCAGGGACTTGACATGGTTCGGGCTTACCTTGCCCGACAGAAACAGCTCCAGGCTCGTCTGCAGGCCTTGGCGCAGCTGCGCGCAAGCAATCGGATCGAACGGATTGACGACGAGTGAGCTTTCCCCAACTGTGGGGGAAAGCGTCGATGCGCATCCGTTCGCTTTCCCCCGCTTTTGGGGGGTGGGGCATGTGGACGCAAAGGCATTGCTTTTAAATTCAAGGACATGAATACATAAAATTACCGGCACTCAGCCTGGCATGAAGTGTGCGTTAGACCTATCAAGGCGCGCACTCCGCCAGGTTCGGAACCCGGACCTGCGGTTTCAAGGAGTCCACCTTGTTAAACAAAGTACTGGTTGTTGATGACGAACAGCTGCTTGCTGAAAACCTCCAGGGTTACCTGCAGGCGCAAGCGCTGGAAGTCCGGATTGCTCACGACGGTGCGCAAGGAATCGCTGAAGCAGGCGATTTCGCACCCGATGTGATGGTGTTCGATTACCGCTTGCCCGATATGGAAGGCTTTGAGGTGCTCGATGCCATCCGCCAGAACAGGAAGTGTCATTTTGTGCTGATCACGGGGCACCCCACCGCAGAGGTTTGCGAAAGGGCCCGGCAAATGGGAGTCAGCCACATCCTGTTCAAACCCTTTCCGTTGGCGGAACTGGCGCGTGCAGTACTTGACCTTCTGGGGCGCCAGCGCGAACCCAAAGCGGGTGTGAGCAGTAGCGAAGGCTTTGTCGAACGACGCCAGAGCAGGACCGAAAGTTTCCCGCTGCAGTTGTACGACGGTAGTTGGGTGCTTGCAGATCGCCGACGAAGTAACTCGGCCTCCACAGCGCCAGACGACGAACAATTGCTCACCGGGGAGTAATGGCGCGACAAGAGGTTCCGGCATCCGCCGCAATTGCTCGCCGCGCCGACAGGGCTCTAAGCCCCGGGTGTTGGAGAGCAAGCCATGGATCGTCTTACCCTTGTCGTCGATGTGCCACCGCTGGATTGTGTACCGACCCGGTTTTCCAGTGAGCAATTGGCCCAGGCCCGTTCCCGGGCCGGCAGTTCCGGCGAGCGCATGCTCGAAGCCCTCGGGGTGCTGTGCGACCTGGCCCCCATGCCGTTCATCCAGTGCCTGGGCGCAACCCTGCACTACCCGGTGCTCGACACCGACAGCCTGTTTCAAGCCACCCCGGTGTTCGACCGGGTCACCCTGGCCCAATGCCTCAAGCGCGAATTCATCCTGCTGCGTCACGACGACGCGGTCATCGGCGTGTTTGCCGACCCCTTCGACAGCGCCCGCCTGGCCTGGATCGACGACTGCCTGCACGGCGCGCCGCTGTACCTGGTGCATGCCGACGACCTGAAAGCCTACCTGGCGCGCCACGAAGAGAGCTTCCACGCGGTGGAATCGCTCAACGCCCAGGCCGACGGCAACACCGAGATCGACACCCTGCAAAGCCTGTCCCTGACCAGCATCAGCGAAGACTCGAGCGTGGTGGTCAAGCTGGTCAACTCGACCCTCTACGACGCGCTGAAAATGCACGCCAGCGATATCCACCTGGGCACCACCGGCAGTGGCCTGGTGATCAAGTACCGCATCGATGGCGTGCTCAACAACATCAGCAAGATCCAGGGCAGCGAGTTCGCCGAGCAGGTGATTTCCCGGGTCAAGGTCATGGCCGAACTGGACATCGGCGAAAAGCGCGTACCCCAGGACGGTCGCTTCAAGATCGGCATCAGCGGCCGGCAGATCGACTTCCGGGTGTCGATCATGCCGAGCATTTTCGGCGAGGACGCGGTGCTGCGGGTGCTCGACAAACAGGACCTGGCCGACAAGGTCTGCGGCGTGCAGTTGCAGGCCCTGGGCTTTGAAGAGGAAACCCTGCGCCAGCTGCGCCGCCTGGCTGCCGAACCCTACGGCATGGTGCTGGTCACCGGCCCCACCGGTAGCGGCAAGACCACCACGCTGTACGCGATGATCACCGAGATCAACCACGGCGTGGACAAGATCATCACCATCGAAGACCCGGTGGAGTACCAGCTGCCCGGCGTGCTGCAGATCCCGGTCAACGAAAAGAAAGGCCTGACCTTCGCCCGCGGCCTGCGCTCGATCCTGCGCCACGACCCGGACAAGATCATGGTCGGTGAGATCCGCGACCCTGACACTGCCCAGATTGCCGTGCAATCGGCACTCACCGGGCACCTGGTGTTCACCACCATCCACGCCAACAACGTGTTCGACGTGATCGGCCGTTTCACCCAGATGGAAATCGACCCCTACAGCCTGGTGTCCGCGCTCAATGCGGTGCTGGCCCAGCGCCTGATCCGCCTGGTCTGCGCCAGTTGCAGCAGCGCCTATACCCCGAGCGAAGAAGAGCTGGAAACCTCGGGGCTCGATCCTCAACAGGTGGCGCATTACCACTTCGTCCATGGCAAGGGCTGCGGTCATTGCCGTGGCACCGGCTACCGCGGACGTAGCGCGATTGCCGAGCTGCTGCACCTGGACGACGAGCTGCGGCAAATGATCGTCGAACGCCAACCCATTTCGAAAATCAAGGCCCACGCCTGCAAACGTGGTTTGCGCCTGCTGCGCGAATCGGCGCTTGAACTGGTGCAACAAGGCCGGACCACTCTCGAGGAGATCAATCGTGTCACTTTTATCTCGTGAGCGTTATGTCGCCGTGCTCGGCGCCAGTGGTGTCGGCCTCGGTCAGCGTCAGGGTGGCGACACCCTGTGGCTGGGCAGCGTCGGCTTCATCGATGAAGGTTTCATGGCCTGGACGGTCGCCCTGGAGACCCTCGACCGCCTGCTGGGCGAACATGCCCGCGCCGGTGCCGAATTGACCGTGGTGGTCTCCGGCCACTTCAGCCGGTTTTGCCTGGTGCCCTGGAGCGAGCAGATCAGCAGTCCTGATGAACTGCGCGGGTTTGCCCAACTGTGCTTCGAAGACCTCTACGGGGCGGCGAACCAACCCTGGAGCCTGGTGCTGTCGGCCGAGCCCGCCGGTTACGACCGGATCGCCAGCGCGCTGCCGCAAGATCTGCTCGAACGCCTGCGTGCCCTGGTCAGTGGTCGTGGTCTGTGCCTGCGTTCGGTGCAACCGTACCTGATGGCGGCGTTCAATCACTTCGACAAAAGCTTCGACGCCGGCGACTTCCTGTTCGTGGTTGCAGAACCGGTGCGCAGCGTGATGCTGCTGGCCCGCGAAGGTCGCTGGACGGCGGTGCGCTCGGTGGGCAGCAGCGACAGCGACGCCGCACTGAGCGCGCTGGTCGGTCGCGAATGCCAGTTGCAGGCATCCACCAGTGAACGGCCGCTGAACGTCTACCTGCATGCGCCAGCGCGCATCGACTCGCACCCTGAAGTGCCAGGCGTACAGCTGCGCACCCTCGAAGAAGGCCGGACCAGCGTACGCGACAGCCTGTACGTCATGTCCCGGACGGTGGCCTGACATGCGCCCCCTGATGCTCGACTTTCAGCCGCGTCGCCGCTCAAGCCCCCTGGGCTGGAGCCTGCTGGCCGGTGGCGTGGTGCTGGCGCTGACCTGCATCGTCATTCAACAACACGTGAGCGGGGAGGCCGAACAACAGCAAGGTCATCTGCAAACCACCCAACGCGTACTCACCGGCGACACCGGCGGCAAAGTCAGCCTGAGCCCGGCCGAAACCCGCGAGCAGGCGCAGAACCTGGCCGAAATGCGCAAGGTATCGCAGCAGCTGCGCCGGCCCTGGGAACGCCTGTTCGCCACCCTGGAAGCCATGCCCCGGGACAACATCGCCTTGCTGACCCTGACCCCGGATGCCCGCAAGGGCCAGGTGCGGATCAGCGCCGAGGCGCGCGACCTGGACGCCATGCTCGACTTCCACCGCCGCCTCGAAGCCAGCGACGAGCTCTCCGACGTGTCGTTGCTCAGCCACGAAATCGTCGCCAACGTGCCGGAACACCCGGTGCAATTCAACTTGTCGGCTACCTGGGAGATTGGCGATGCAAATCCCTAGATTGATCGTCCACGAATACCTGCAAGGCCTGGGCGTGCCCGGCCTGGCGGGGCTGGCAATGTTGGTGCTGGCGCTGGCCTACGGCCTGTTCGGCCTGTTGCCGGACTGGCAGGCGCTGCAGCACCTGAGCCAGCAGACCCACGAAGCCCGTGAATACCTGGCCAAGGTCGAGGAGGGCACGATCGCAGCGCCTGTCGTGCCGCAACGCCAGCTCGATGACTTCCGCAGCAAGCTGCCGACCCAGCCCCAGGCCACCGTCGCCATCGACAAGATCTACGCGCTGGCCGCCCAGGAACGCATCACCCTGTCCCGGGGCGAGTATTCGCTGGGCATCGATCCCAAGACCCACCTGGCGCGCTATCAGATCCTGTTGCCGGTGCGCGGCAGCTACCCGCAACTGCGGCGCTTCATGCACGCCTTGCTCGGCCAGTTGCCAGCGGTGGTGGTGGAAGACCTGGAGTTGCAACGCAAGAAGATCGCCGACACCGACCTTAACGGACGGATCCGCATGACCCTTTACCTGTCGAGGTCATGATGAACAGCAAACGTGCAGTGGGTTGGGTGGCGTTCCTCGGCGTGGCCGCGGCGCTGACCTGGTTGCCCGACTACTTCAAGCAGGGCGACGACAGCGATGTGGCAGTGGCCGCCGTGGCCACGCCGGGCAAAGGCAAGAGCCGTGGTGCTTCGCCAGCCGCGCAAGCCGCCGCGCCTGTGGCGATCAAGGACCTGAGCCCGGCGGGCGACCTGTTCGCCGCGCGCAGCTGGAAGGCCGCACCGACCCTGGCCACCGTCACCGAACAACCGATCAATGTTGCACCGGTGGTGCAGGTCCCCACTGCACCGCCCATGCCGTTCCAGTTCATCGGCCGGATGCATGACCGCACCGACCTGCAAGTGTTTTTGCAAAACGGCGAAAAGATCTACGTCGTGCGTAAAGGGGATGTGATTGACGAAACATGGAAGATCGAGGGCATTTCCGATCTGGAACTGAGCCTGGTCTATTTGCCTCTGCATTTGTCCCAGACCTTGTCTGTGGGGAGCGCGCAATGAACAAATCCCGTTTGCTGATGAGCCTGTGTATCTGCGCAGGGCTGGCTGCCTGCAGCTCGGCACAGGTTGCCAAGGAAGAAGCCTCTGAGCTGATCGAGCAGGGCCAGTACGAAGCCGGCCTGGCCCGGATCGAGGAGGGCCTGCGGGAAAACCCTCGCGACACCGAACTGCACATTGCCCTCAACAGCACCCGTGCCCGCGCGATCACGGCGCTGCTGACCCAGGCCGACATGGATCGCACCCAGCGTGATTTCGCGTCCGCCCGCATGGGGTACGGCCGGGTGTTGACCATCGAACCGAACAACCGCCGCGCCCAGGACGCCCTGCGCCAGCTCGAACACATGCGCAGCCTCGATGAAAAACTCGAACTGGCCCGTGGCGACCTGCGCCGCGGCGATATCTACGGCGCCGAGCGTCAAGTCAGGCAGATTCTCGAACTGGACCCGACCAACGAAGGCGCCCTGGAACTGCAAGGGAATATCCGCCTGGTGCAGAGCCGCAACGTGGTGGCCTATCCGCAACTGCGCACCAAGCTGGACAAGCCGGTGACCCTGGAATTTCGCGACGCCAACCTCAAGACCATCTTCGAAGTGCTGTCCCAGGTCGCCGGCCTGAACTTCATCTTCGACAAGGACCTGCGCCCGGACATGAAAGCCACCATCTTCGTGCGCGACGTGCGCATTGAAGACGCGGTGGAACTGCTGCTGCAACAGAACCAGCTGCACCAGAAAGTGGTGAACGAAAACACCTTGCTGATCTACCCGGACTCGCCGCAGAAGCTCAAGGATTACCAGGAACTGGTGATGCGCACCTTCTACCTGACCAGCATCGATGCCAACACCGCGTTGAACATGGTCAAGACCATGCTCAAGACCCGCGACGTGTTCGTCGACGAACGCCTCAACACCCTGACCATGCGCGACACCGGCGACGCCGTGCGCATGGCGGAAAAACTCCTGCAGTCGCAGGATCAGTCCAACCCCGAAGTGGTGCTGGAAGTGGAAGTGATGGAAGTCGCCACCCAGCGGATCCTCGACCTGGGCCTGCAATGGCCGAACACCTTCGGCGTGATCAACAGCGACGGTAGCGCGGTCAGCGTTCTCGACCAGCTCAAGGGCATCAACTCGAGCCGGATCACTATCCAGCCCTCGCCACAGGCCAAGATCAACGCGGCGGACAAGGACATCAATACCCTGGCCAGCCCGGTGATCCGCGTCAGCAACCGCGAACAGGCACGTATCCACATCGGCCAGCGCGTGCCGATCATCAGCGCCACGTCGGTGCCCTCGACCCAGGGACCGGTGATCACCGAAAGCGTGACTTACCTGGACGTCGGTCTGAAACTGGAAGTGCAGCCCACCGTGCACCTGAACAACGAAGTGGCGATCAAGGTGGCCCTGGAAGTGAGTAATGCCACGCCACTGGAACCGACCCGCCAGGGCACGATTCCGGTCCAGGTCGATACGCGCAACGCGCAGACCACCCTGCGCCTGCATGACGGCGAAACACAGATCCTCGCCGGCCTGATGCGCAACGACCATGGCAGCACCGGCAACAAGATTCCCGGTCTTGGCGATATTCCCGGCCTCGGCCGCCTGTTCGGCAGCAACAAGGACGACGTGAGCAAATCCGAGCTGGTGTTGTCGATCACGCCGCGGATCGTGCGCAACCTGCCGTACCAGAGCCCGTCGGACATGGAATTCCCTACCGGCACCGAAACCAGCATGCACATCCAGGCGCCGGACCGCTCGAAGGTCGAAGTCGAAGAGGTGAAAGTGCGGGGCATGAACGCACCGATCGCTACCACCGTCACCGTCGGGAAGCCTTGATCATGAACGCCTCGCAACGCGGTTTTACCTTGATCGAAGTCGTGGTGACGCTGTCCCTGATCGGCCTGCTGGCCGGCATGGCCGCACCGCTGACCGAGACCGTGGTGCGCCGGGGCAAAGAGCAGGAACTGCGGACCTCGCTGTACCAGATCCGCGATGCCATCGACGCCTACAAGCGCGCTTTCGACGCCGGTTACATCGAGAAGTCGCTCAACAGCAGCGGCTACCCGCCGAACCTGCAGGTGCTGGTGGAAGGGGTGCGTGATGTGCGCAGCGCCAAGGGTGCCAAGTTCTATTTCCTGCGCCGCGTACCCCATGACCCGCTGGCGCCGGTCAAGCGCGACGACGAAGGTGGCTGGGGCCTGCGCTCCTACGACAGTACGGCTCAAAACCCGCGCGAAGGCCAGGACGTCTTTGACGTCTACTCCAAGGCCCGGGGCAAGGGTCTCAACGGCATCGCCTACCGGGAGTGGTGAACATATGCGTCGGGAAAAGGGTTTTACCCTATTGGAACTGATGGTGGTCATGGCAATCATCGCCACCCTGATGACGATCTCCTTGCCCCGCTATTTCAACAGCCTGGAGGCCTCCAAGGAGACCACCCTGCGCCAGAGCCTGTCGGCGATGCGCGAAGCACTGGACCACTACTACGGTGACACCGGGCGCTATCCCGACTCCATCGAGCAGCTGGTTGAACAGCGCTACCTGCGCAATCCGCCGATGGACCCGATTGCCGAACGCAAGGACGCCTGGGTCATGGTCGCACCGCCTGACGGCGTGGCCGGCGGTGTCGCCGATATCAAGAGTGGTGCCACAGGGAGGGCGCGTGATGGCAGCCTGTATTCCGAGTGGTAAGCCTGGGGCACAGGACGGCTTCACCTACCTGGGTGTGCTGTTCCTGATCATGGTGATGGGCATGGGCCTGGCCAGTGCCGGCGAGTTGTGGTCCACCGCCTCGCGCCGCGACCGCGAACGCCAATTGCTGTGGGTCGGCACCCAGTACGCCCAGGCACTGCGCAGCTATTACCGCAGTTCGCCAGGCCTGGCCCAGTACCCCAAGGAACTTGCCGACCTGTTGCAGGACGAGCGCTTTCCCAATGCCAAGCATCATATCCGCCAGCTGTACCCGGACCCGATTGGCGGCGGTGAATGGTTCCTGATGCGCGGCTTCGACGGACGCATCACCGGCATCAGCAGCTCGGCCACGGAGCTGCCGCTCAAACAGGCGGACTTCCCCAGCCAGTGGTCGGACTTCAACGGCATGGCCAGCTACAAGGACTGGCAGTTCGTGGCCGAGAAAGCCTTCCTCGATGGCACCTCGGGCCCGGCCAAAGGCCAGTCCACAGCGCCGGAGGCATTGCAGCCATGAAGCGCTTTTGCCTGGTGTTGGTCCTGCTGTTGAGCAGCGCAGTGAGCTGGGCCGGTGAAGAGGACGAAATGCTCGGCTTCATCATCGACGACACGATCTCGCACATTGGCCACGAATTTTACTACTCGTTCAGTGAACGCCTGCGCGCCACCAGCCCGATGGATTTCAACCTGGTGGTACGCGAACGACCTTCGGCTCGCTGGGGCAGCCTGGTGACCGTGGAATTTCAACAACGCCTGGTTTACCGGCGCTTCCTGCCGCCAAACACCGTGGAGCTCAAGGACGAGGCCTATGCCGCCGCCGACTGGGTACGCGGACAGATTGTCCAGCGCAAGCTGGAAGCCTTGCTACAGGACACCACGGACCTTGAGAGGGACGAACTA
Proteins encoded in this window:
- a CDS encoding response regulator yields the protein MLNKVLVVDDEQLLAENLQGYLQAQALEVRIAHDGAQGIAEAGDFAPDVMVFDYRLPDMEGFEVLDAIRQNRKCHFVLITGHPTAEVCERARQMGVSHILFKPFPLAELARAVLDLLGRQREPKAGVSSSEGFVERRQSRTESFPLQLYDGSWVLADRRRSNSASTAPDDEQLLTGE
- a CDS encoding GspE/PulE family protein; this translates as MDRLTLVVDVPPLDCVPTRFSSEQLAQARSRAGSSGERMLEALGVLCDLAPMPFIQCLGATLHYPVLDTDSLFQATPVFDRVTLAQCLKREFILLRHDDAVIGVFADPFDSARLAWIDDCLHGAPLYLVHADDLKAYLARHEESFHAVESLNAQADGNTEIDTLQSLSLTSISEDSSVVVKLVNSTLYDALKMHASDIHLGTTGSGLVIKYRIDGVLNNISKIQGSEFAEQVISRVKVMAELDIGEKRVPQDGRFKIGISGRQIDFRVSIMPSIFGEDAVLRVLDKQDLADKVCGVQLQALGFEEETLRQLRRLAAEPYGMVLVTGPTGSGKTTTLYAMITEINHGVDKIITIEDPVEYQLPGVLQIPVNEKKGLTFARGLRSILRHDPDKIMVGEIRDPDTAQIAVQSALTGHLVFTTIHANNVFDVIGRFTQMEIDPYSLVSALNAVLAQRLIRLVCASCSSAYTPSEEELETSGLDPQQVAHYHFVHGKGCGHCRGTGYRGRSAIAELLHLDDELRQMIVERQPISKIKAHACKRGLRLLRESALELVQQGRTTLEEINRVTFIS
- a CDS encoding PilN domain-containing protein is translated as MRPLMLDFQPRRRSSPLGWSLLAGGVVLALTCIVIQQHVSGEAEQQQGHLQTTQRVLTGDTGGKVSLSPAETREQAQNLAEMRKVSQQLRRPWERLFATLEAMPRDNIALLTLTPDARKGQVRISAEARDLDAMLDFHRRLEASDELSDVSLLSHEIVANVPEHPVQFNLSATWEIGDANP
- a CDS encoding GspMb/PilO family protein — encoded protein: MQIPRLIVHEYLQGLGVPGLAGLAMLVLALAYGLFGLLPDWQALQHLSQQTHEAREYLAKVEEGTIAAPVVPQRQLDDFRSKLPTQPQATVAIDKIYALAAQERITLSRGEYSLGIDPKTHLARYQILLPVRGSYPQLRRFMHALLGQLPAVVVEDLELQRKKIADTDLNGRIRMTLYLSRS
- a CDS encoding secretin N-terminal domain-containing protein, which encodes MNKSRLLMSLCICAGLAACSSAQVAKEEASELIEQGQYEAGLARIEEGLRENPRDTELHIALNSTRARAITALLTQADMDRTQRDFASARMGYGRVLTIEPNNRRAQDALRQLEHMRSLDEKLELARGDLRRGDIYGAERQVRQILELDPTNEGALELQGNIRLVQSRNVVAYPQLRTKLDKPVTLEFRDANLKTIFEVLSQVAGLNFIFDKDLRPDMKATIFVRDVRIEDAVELLLQQNQLHQKVVNENTLLIYPDSPQKLKDYQELVMRTFYLTSIDANTALNMVKTMLKTRDVFVDERLNTLTMRDTGDAVRMAEKLLQSQDQSNPEVVLEVEVMEVATQRILDLGLQWPNTFGVINSDGSAVSVLDQLKGINSSRITIQPSPQAKINAADKDINTLASPVIRVSNREQARIHIGQRVPIISATSVPSTQGPVITESVTYLDVGLKLEVQPTVHLNNEVAIKVALEVSNATPLEPTRQGTIPVQVDTRNAQTTLRLHDGETQILAGLMRNDHGSTGNKIPGLGDIPGLGRLFGSNKDDVSKSELVLSITPRIVRNLPYQSPSDMEFPTGTETSMHIQAPDRSKVEVEEVKVRGMNAPIATTVTVGKP
- a CDS encoding type II secretion system protein, which encodes MNASQRGFTLIEVVVTLSLIGLLAGMAAPLTETVVRRGKEQELRTSLYQIRDAIDAYKRAFDAGYIEKSLNSSGYPPNLQVLVEGVRDVRSAKGAKFYFLRRVPHDPLAPVKRDDEGGWGLRSYDSTAQNPREGQDVFDVYSKARGKGLNGIAYREW
- a CDS encoding type II secretion system protein yields the protein MRREKGFTLLELMVVMAIIATLMTISLPRYFNSLEASKETTLRQSLSAMREALDHYYGDTGRYPDSIEQLVEQRYLRNPPMDPIAERKDAWVMVAPPDGVAGGVADIKSGATGRARDGSLYSEW
- a CDS encoding type II secretion system protein; this encodes MAACIPSGKPGAQDGFTYLGVLFLIMVMGMGLASAGELWSTASRRDRERQLLWVGTQYAQALRSYYRSSPGLAQYPKELADLLQDERFPNAKHHIRQLYPDPIGGGEWFLMRGFDGRITGISSSATELPLKQADFPSQWSDFNGMASYKDWQFVAEKAFLDGTSGPAKGQSTAPEALQP
- the csgE gene encoding curli production assembly/transport protein CsgE is translated as MKRFCLVLVLLLSSAVSWAGEEDEMLGFIIDDTISHIGHEFYYSFSERLRATSPMDFNLVVRERPSARWGSLVTVEFQQRLVYRRFLPPNTVELKDEAYAAADWVRGQIVQRKLEALLQDTTDLERDEL